One Setaria viridis chromosome 3, Setaria_viridis_v4.0, whole genome shotgun sequence DNA window includes the following coding sequences:
- the LOC117849508 gene encoding putative E3 ubiquitin-protein ligase LIN-1 isoform X2 has protein sequence MPTTAPIMALPPRASISSLISFIQYHLRSLLADPAALHAARRRCLALLAHPALSHDPPNTTEPKHDDEDEAVLAALHGAIDAFLIPASGADSAVAACLTGVEEALQAPALLPVHGETAGLDNRRVAACAYFYLALVRCAQEDAWQMAMDLLQAVAVCPTAVAAAGDDDRAGLAPRALWEGLFDEGVLTRAGAGAGAGEEDVARRVARRYKDWLMYYKVVAAAPDAGGAENGGCLQLGTSGNSVVARWLNSSEDRTTQSIDHEGMRTASASRFGAHDGLAELKDFLSIADQDFQEDTKGSSDSRCLHEMLEESQSGSPVSFYSHLDSSEESDSEAAPYDKGRSAKIMPIDADFLAAKLHERSSHNKNLTWCTSPENAMIYAPESPMYHVDDSEMKPNGLPSNISHGSLNNLSNSVLELKNADSYSTSNYSAKDGMFPQCSPRCEVRCFSNFSTKFIKKSSLSDLVSRGSMSRKFKTSTTSEDWSDVSSRWGKDSQVDFLERFENAVSKLLVSDGLESCLDAGSEVTTIWQLLNNTYEVRHKSSVRQDILDQLLDSISTSKKDKVIRASVYVLLLMISEDRNVMRGIKRKDFHLSNLATALKRDVHEAAILIYLLDPTPLEIKNLDLLPSLLRVACNSDTQKWPAMLPLTPTSASIALIEILVTAFDYVTNNVHLASLSSPPILSKLVDVAKNNNLEEGVALAAILIRCGRLNGNCKKFLSQATPVDPFLHLLRRKEHRAKCAALEYFHEILQIPRSSANCLLQEIRRQGGIAIMHTLMASLHQIEPEHRVLAASLLLQLDMMEKTDGRSVFQDEAMEVLLDSLSSQENSKVQVLSASFLSNLGGTYSWSGEPYTAAWVAKKAGLTSTSHRNTIRSIDWLDSCLQDTEIITWSSRSARAIIKIGIPFISALAKGMQSKIKGISHDCLVCTAWLGSELAALGENAIRYSACEILLHDIASHLHPGFDLDERVLACMCLYNYTSGKGKQMLMSLSEGSRESLRRLSSFTWMAEELLQVTDYFLSSKPRVSCVHTQILEIGQPSNGAATAIAVFRGQLFAGYSNGTIRAWDIKGQRAVIIREVKEHKKAVTCFTLSETGENLLSGSADKSIRVWEMAQRKLECVEVIQTREAVQKLDICGDKILVLTQNNVLKFSCASRSSQTLYRGKHVKSLAVCQGKAYLGCTDLSIQELDMSVESKIEIRAPKRRWRIRKQSISAIVVYKDLLYCAGAQVEGSALKDWKKRCKPNMTMPLPKGTSVEAMAVVEDFIYLNCSKSPSIIQSIVILF, from the exons ATGCCGACGACGGCGCCTATAATGGCGttgccgccgcgcgcctccatCAGCTCCCTCATCTCCTTCATCCAGTACCACCTGCGCTCGCTCCtcgccgaccccgccgcgctccacgccgcgcgccgccgctgcctcgcgCTGCTCGCGCATCCTGCCCTGAGCCACGACCCTCCTAACACCACCGAGCCCAAACAcgacgacgaagacgaggccGTCCTAGCCGCACTGCACGGCGCCATCGACGCGTTCCTCATCCCGGCCTCCGGCGCGGACTCCGCCGTTGCCGCCTGCCTCACCGGCGTCGAGGAGGCGCTGCAGGCCCCCGCGCTGCTGCCGGTGCACGGCGAGACGGCGGGGCTGGACAACCGCCGCGTCGCCGCGTGCGCCTACTTCTACCTCGCGCTCGTGCGGTGCGCGCAGGAGGACGCGTGGCAGATGGCCATGGACCTCCTCCAGGCCGTCGCCGTGTGCCCCAccgcggtggccgccgcgggCGACGACGACCGTGCCGGCCTCGCGCCGCGCGCGCTCTGGGAGGGGCTGTTCGACGAGGGCGTGCTCACcagggccggcgccggcgccggcgccggcgaggaggacgtgGCGCGCAGGGTGGCCAGGCGGTACAAGGACTGGCTCATGTACTACAAGGTggtggccgccgcgccggacgccggcggcgccgaaaATGGCGG GTGCCTTCAGTTAGGAACATCGGGAAACTCTGTTGTTGCAAGATGGCTGAATTCTTCGGAG GATAGAACAACCCAGTCAATTGATCATGAAGGAATGAGAACGGCCTCTGCATCACGGTTCGGTGCTCATGATGGTCTCGCTGAGCTGAAGGATTTTCTCAGCATTGCAGATCAAGATTTCCAGGAAGATACTAAAGGGAGCTCTGACAGCAGATGCCTCCATGAGATGCTTGAGGAGTCGCAGTCCGGTTCACCTGTTTCCTTCTACTCACATCTTGATTCTAGTGAAGAAAGTGATAGTGAG GCAGCTCCATATGACAAAGGCAGATCAGCAAAGATTATGCCAATAGATGCAGATTTCTTGGCAGCTAAACTCCATGAAAG ATCAAGCCACAACAAGAATCTGACATGGTGCACATCTCCTGAAAATGCGATGATATATGCTCCAGAATCTCCGATGTACCATGTCGATGACAGCGAGATGAAACCAAACGGTTTGCCGTCAAACATATCACATGGCTCACTGAATAATCTGTCAAATTCGGTTCTAGAACTGAAGAACGCTGACTCATACTCCACATCCAACTATTCTGCCAAGGATGGCATGTTTCCACAGTGCTCACCAAGGTGTGAGGTCAGATGCTTCAGCAACTTCTCGACCAAATTCATCAAGAAAAGTTCCCTGTCAGATCTTGTCTCCAGAGGAAGCATGAGCAGGAAATTCAAGACTTCCACAACCAGTGAGGACTGGAGCGATGTTAGTTCACGCTGGGGGAAGGACAGTCAGGTAGATTTTCTTGAGAGGTTCGAGAACGCGGTATCGAAACTATTGGTTTCAGATGGATTAGAAAGCTGCCTAGATGCTGGCTCTGAGGTCACAACTATATGGCAGTTATTGAACAACACTTATGAGGTGAGACACAAGTCATCAGTAAGGCAAGACATCCTTGACCAGCTGCTTGACAGCATTTCGACATCTAAGAAGGACAAAGTGATCAGGGCATCAGTATATGTACTACTGCTCATGATATCTGAAGATAGAAATGTGATGAGAGGCATCAAGAGGAAGGACTTCCATTTATCCAATTTAGCCACTGCATTGAAGAGAGATGTTCATGAAGCAGCCATTCTGATATATCTGTTGGACCCTACACCTTTAGAGATAAAAAACTTGGATCTGTTGCCCTCGCTTCTACGTGTTGCCTGTAACTCAGACACCCAAAAATGGCCTGCAATGCTTCCACTTACACCGACATCAGCATCGATAGCTCTCATTGAGATCCTAGTGACAGCATTCGACTATGTAACAAACAATGTTCACTTGGCTTCCCTCAGCTCCCCTCCTATTTTGTCGAAGCTTGTTGATGTTGCGAAGAACAACAACTTGGAAGAAGGTGTCGCCCTGGCAGCAATTCTCATCAGATGTGGGCGTCTCAATGGTAACTGCAAGAAGTTCCTGTCACAGGCTACTCCAGTGGACCCATTCCTTCACCTTCTCAGACGAAAAGAGCACCGTGCCAAGTGTGCTGCACTTGAATACTTCCACGAGATTCTTCAGATTCCCCG GTCCTCGGCAAACTGTCTGCTCCAAGAAATACGACGGCAAGGAGGCATTGCAATTATGCACACATTGATGGCCAGCCTCCATCAAATTGAACCTGAACATCGAGTTTTAGCAGCTAGCCTTCTCCTGCAATTAGATATGATG GAGAAAACAGATGGCAGGAGTGTGTTCCAAGATGAAGCGATGGAGGTCCTATTGGACTCTCTATCATCTCAAGAAAACAGTAAAGTGCAGGTGTTATCAGCATCATTTCTTTCAAACCTTGGAGGGACTTATTCCTGGTCAGGAGAACCATATACTGCAGCATGGGTCGCAAAGAAAGCGGGTCTCACATCAACATCTCATAGAAATACAATCAGGAGCATCGACTGGCTTGATTCTTGCCTGCAG GATACAGAAATAATCACATGGAGCAGTAGATCCGCACGAGCAATTATTAAAATAGGAATACCGTTTATCAGCGCTTTAGCCAAAGGAATGCAGAGCAAGATCAAGGGAATCTCACATGATTGCCTTGTATGCACTGCATGGCTTGGAAGTGAGCTGGCTGCCCTTGGTGAAAATGCCATCAGATATTCTGCTTGTGAGATTTTGTTACATGACATAGCAAGTCACCTGCATCCAGGGTTTGATCTTGACGAAAGGGTTCTAGCATGCATGTGTCTATACAATTACACCTCTGGAAAAG GAAAGCAAATGTTGATGAGCTTGTCAGAAGGGTCCCGAGAATCTCTTAGGAGGCTTTCATCATTCACATGGATGGCTGAGGAATTACTTCAAGTAACAGATTATTTTCTTTCCAGCAAACCA CGTGTATCATGTGTACATACACAAATCCTGGAAATTGGTCAGCCTAGCAATGGTGCAGCAACTGCTATAGCAGTCTTCAGAGGACAGCTTTTTGCTGGTTATTCTAATGGCACCATCAGG GCATGGGACATAAAAGGCCAAAGGGCAGTAATTATCAGGGAGGTAAAAGAGCACAAGAAGGCAGTGACTTGTTTTACACTATCGGAAACTGGGGAGAACCTTCTGAGTGGATCAGCAGACAAATCCATTCGG GTATGGGAAATGGCACAGCGCAAGCTTGAGTGTGTCGAGGTGATTCAGACAAGAGAGGCTGTACAAAAGCTTGATATTTGTGGTGACAAAATCCTTGTACTGACGCAGAACAATGTTCTCAAG TTCTCTTGTGCATCAAGAAGCAGCCAAACATTGTACAGGGGCAAGCATGTCAAATCTCTAGCTGTATGTCAGGGCAAAGCTTACCTTGGTTGCACAGACTTGAGTATACAG GAACTAGACATGTCAGTTGAATCCAAGATTGAGATAAGGGCACCTAAAAGAAGATGGAGGATTAGGAAACAATCCATTAGTGCCATTGTTGTATATAAAGATTTGTTGTATTGTGCTGGTGCTCAAGTGGAAGGTTCAGCCTTAAAG GACTGGAAGAAACGATGCAAACCTAATATGACAATGCCACTACCAAAGGGAACAAGTGTAGAGGCAATGGCAGTGGTGGAAGACTTCATCTACTTGAACTGCAGTAAAAGCCCTAGCATCATTCAG TCCATCGTGATCCTGTTCTAG
- the LOC117849508 gene encoding putative E3 ubiquitin-protein ligase LIN-1 isoform X1 produces MPTTAPIMALPPRASISSLISFIQYHLRSLLADPAALHAARRRCLALLAHPALSHDPPNTTEPKHDDEDEAVLAALHGAIDAFLIPASGADSAVAACLTGVEEALQAPALLPVHGETAGLDNRRVAACAYFYLALVRCAQEDAWQMAMDLLQAVAVCPTAVAAAGDDDRAGLAPRALWEGLFDEGVLTRAGAGAGAGEEDVARRVARRYKDWLMYYKVVAAAPDAGGAENGGCLQLGTSGNSVVARWLNSSEDRTTQSIDHEGMRTASASRFGAHDGLAELKDFLSIADQDFQEDTKGSSDSRCLHEMLEESQSGSPVSFYSHLDSSEESDSEAAPYDKGRSAKIMPIDADFLAAKLHERSSHNKNLTWCTSPENAMIYAPESPMYHVDDSEMKPNGLPSNISHGSLNNLSNSVLELKNADSYSTSNYSAKDGMFPQCSPRCEVRCFSNFSTKFIKKSSLSDLVSRGSMSRKFKTSTTSEDWSDVSSRWGKDSQVDFLERFENAVSKLLVSDGLESCLDAGSEVTTIWQLLNNTYEVRHKSSVRQDILDQLLDSISTSKKDKVIRASVYVLLLMISEDRNVMRGIKRKDFHLSNLATALKRDVHEAAILIYLLDPTPLEIKNLDLLPSLLRVACNSDTQKWPAMLPLTPTSASIALIEILVTAFDYVTNNVHLASLSSPPILSKLVDVAKNNNLEEGVALAAILIRCGRLNGNCKKFLSQATPVDPFLHLLRRKEHRAKCAALEYFHEILQIPRSSANCLLQEIRRQGGIAIMHTLMASLHQIEPEHRVLAASLLLQLDMMEKTDGRSVFQDEAMEVLLDSLSSQENSKVQVLSASFLSNLGGTYSWSGEPYTAAWVAKKAGLTSTSHRNTIRSIDWLDSCLQDTEIITWSSRSARAIIKIGIPFISALAKGMQSKIKGISHDCLVCTAWLGSELAALGENAIRYSACEILLHDIASHLHPGFDLDERVLACMCLYNYTSGKGKQMLMSLSEGSRESLRRLSSFTWMAEELLQVTDYFLSSKPRVSCVHTQILEIGQPSNGAATAIAVFRGQLFAGYSNGTIRAWDIKGQRAVIIREVKEHKKAVTCFTLSETGENLLSGSADKSIRVWEMAQRKLECVEVIQTREAVQKLDICGDKILVLTQNNVLKFSCASRSSQTLYRGKHVKSLAVCQGKAYLGCTDLSIQELDMSVESKIEIRAPKRRWRIRKQSISAIVVYKDLLYCAGAQVEGSALKDWKKRCKPNMTMPLPKGTSVEAMAVVEDFIYLNCSKSPSIIQIWLREKQQKVGRLSAGSKVTSLFAANDMIFCGTETGLIKAWIPL; encoded by the exons ATGCCGACGACGGCGCCTATAATGGCGttgccgccgcgcgcctccatCAGCTCCCTCATCTCCTTCATCCAGTACCACCTGCGCTCGCTCCtcgccgaccccgccgcgctccacgccgcgcgccgccgctgcctcgcgCTGCTCGCGCATCCTGCCCTGAGCCACGACCCTCCTAACACCACCGAGCCCAAACAcgacgacgaagacgaggccGTCCTAGCCGCACTGCACGGCGCCATCGACGCGTTCCTCATCCCGGCCTCCGGCGCGGACTCCGCCGTTGCCGCCTGCCTCACCGGCGTCGAGGAGGCGCTGCAGGCCCCCGCGCTGCTGCCGGTGCACGGCGAGACGGCGGGGCTGGACAACCGCCGCGTCGCCGCGTGCGCCTACTTCTACCTCGCGCTCGTGCGGTGCGCGCAGGAGGACGCGTGGCAGATGGCCATGGACCTCCTCCAGGCCGTCGCCGTGTGCCCCAccgcggtggccgccgcgggCGACGACGACCGTGCCGGCCTCGCGCCGCGCGCGCTCTGGGAGGGGCTGTTCGACGAGGGCGTGCTCACcagggccggcgccggcgccggcgccggcgaggaggacgtgGCGCGCAGGGTGGCCAGGCGGTACAAGGACTGGCTCATGTACTACAAGGTggtggccgccgcgccggacgccggcggcgccgaaaATGGCGG GTGCCTTCAGTTAGGAACATCGGGAAACTCTGTTGTTGCAAGATGGCTGAATTCTTCGGAG GATAGAACAACCCAGTCAATTGATCATGAAGGAATGAGAACGGCCTCTGCATCACGGTTCGGTGCTCATGATGGTCTCGCTGAGCTGAAGGATTTTCTCAGCATTGCAGATCAAGATTTCCAGGAAGATACTAAAGGGAGCTCTGACAGCAGATGCCTCCATGAGATGCTTGAGGAGTCGCAGTCCGGTTCACCTGTTTCCTTCTACTCACATCTTGATTCTAGTGAAGAAAGTGATAGTGAG GCAGCTCCATATGACAAAGGCAGATCAGCAAAGATTATGCCAATAGATGCAGATTTCTTGGCAGCTAAACTCCATGAAAG ATCAAGCCACAACAAGAATCTGACATGGTGCACATCTCCTGAAAATGCGATGATATATGCTCCAGAATCTCCGATGTACCATGTCGATGACAGCGAGATGAAACCAAACGGTTTGCCGTCAAACATATCACATGGCTCACTGAATAATCTGTCAAATTCGGTTCTAGAACTGAAGAACGCTGACTCATACTCCACATCCAACTATTCTGCCAAGGATGGCATGTTTCCACAGTGCTCACCAAGGTGTGAGGTCAGATGCTTCAGCAACTTCTCGACCAAATTCATCAAGAAAAGTTCCCTGTCAGATCTTGTCTCCAGAGGAAGCATGAGCAGGAAATTCAAGACTTCCACAACCAGTGAGGACTGGAGCGATGTTAGTTCACGCTGGGGGAAGGACAGTCAGGTAGATTTTCTTGAGAGGTTCGAGAACGCGGTATCGAAACTATTGGTTTCAGATGGATTAGAAAGCTGCCTAGATGCTGGCTCTGAGGTCACAACTATATGGCAGTTATTGAACAACACTTATGAGGTGAGACACAAGTCATCAGTAAGGCAAGACATCCTTGACCAGCTGCTTGACAGCATTTCGACATCTAAGAAGGACAAAGTGATCAGGGCATCAGTATATGTACTACTGCTCATGATATCTGAAGATAGAAATGTGATGAGAGGCATCAAGAGGAAGGACTTCCATTTATCCAATTTAGCCACTGCATTGAAGAGAGATGTTCATGAAGCAGCCATTCTGATATATCTGTTGGACCCTACACCTTTAGAGATAAAAAACTTGGATCTGTTGCCCTCGCTTCTACGTGTTGCCTGTAACTCAGACACCCAAAAATGGCCTGCAATGCTTCCACTTACACCGACATCAGCATCGATAGCTCTCATTGAGATCCTAGTGACAGCATTCGACTATGTAACAAACAATGTTCACTTGGCTTCCCTCAGCTCCCCTCCTATTTTGTCGAAGCTTGTTGATGTTGCGAAGAACAACAACTTGGAAGAAGGTGTCGCCCTGGCAGCAATTCTCATCAGATGTGGGCGTCTCAATGGTAACTGCAAGAAGTTCCTGTCACAGGCTACTCCAGTGGACCCATTCCTTCACCTTCTCAGACGAAAAGAGCACCGTGCCAAGTGTGCTGCACTTGAATACTTCCACGAGATTCTTCAGATTCCCCG GTCCTCGGCAAACTGTCTGCTCCAAGAAATACGACGGCAAGGAGGCATTGCAATTATGCACACATTGATGGCCAGCCTCCATCAAATTGAACCTGAACATCGAGTTTTAGCAGCTAGCCTTCTCCTGCAATTAGATATGATG GAGAAAACAGATGGCAGGAGTGTGTTCCAAGATGAAGCGATGGAGGTCCTATTGGACTCTCTATCATCTCAAGAAAACAGTAAAGTGCAGGTGTTATCAGCATCATTTCTTTCAAACCTTGGAGGGACTTATTCCTGGTCAGGAGAACCATATACTGCAGCATGGGTCGCAAAGAAAGCGGGTCTCACATCAACATCTCATAGAAATACAATCAGGAGCATCGACTGGCTTGATTCTTGCCTGCAG GATACAGAAATAATCACATGGAGCAGTAGATCCGCACGAGCAATTATTAAAATAGGAATACCGTTTATCAGCGCTTTAGCCAAAGGAATGCAGAGCAAGATCAAGGGAATCTCACATGATTGCCTTGTATGCACTGCATGGCTTGGAAGTGAGCTGGCTGCCCTTGGTGAAAATGCCATCAGATATTCTGCTTGTGAGATTTTGTTACATGACATAGCAAGTCACCTGCATCCAGGGTTTGATCTTGACGAAAGGGTTCTAGCATGCATGTGTCTATACAATTACACCTCTGGAAAAG GAAAGCAAATGTTGATGAGCTTGTCAGAAGGGTCCCGAGAATCTCTTAGGAGGCTTTCATCATTCACATGGATGGCTGAGGAATTACTTCAAGTAACAGATTATTTTCTTTCCAGCAAACCA CGTGTATCATGTGTACATACACAAATCCTGGAAATTGGTCAGCCTAGCAATGGTGCAGCAACTGCTATAGCAGTCTTCAGAGGACAGCTTTTTGCTGGTTATTCTAATGGCACCATCAGG GCATGGGACATAAAAGGCCAAAGGGCAGTAATTATCAGGGAGGTAAAAGAGCACAAGAAGGCAGTGACTTGTTTTACACTATCGGAAACTGGGGAGAACCTTCTGAGTGGATCAGCAGACAAATCCATTCGG GTATGGGAAATGGCACAGCGCAAGCTTGAGTGTGTCGAGGTGATTCAGACAAGAGAGGCTGTACAAAAGCTTGATATTTGTGGTGACAAAATCCTTGTACTGACGCAGAACAATGTTCTCAAG TTCTCTTGTGCATCAAGAAGCAGCCAAACATTGTACAGGGGCAAGCATGTCAAATCTCTAGCTGTATGTCAGGGCAAAGCTTACCTTGGTTGCACAGACTTGAGTATACAG GAACTAGACATGTCAGTTGAATCCAAGATTGAGATAAGGGCACCTAAAAGAAGATGGAGGATTAGGAAACAATCCATTAGTGCCATTGTTGTATATAAAGATTTGTTGTATTGTGCTGGTGCTCAAGTGGAAGGTTCAGCCTTAAAG GACTGGAAGAAACGATGCAAACCTAATATGACAATGCCACTACCAAAGGGAACAAGTGTAGAGGCAATGGCAGTGGTGGAAGACTTCATCTACTTGAACTGCAGTAAAAGCCCTAGCATCATTCAG ATATGGCTGAGGGAGAAGCAGCAGAAAGTAGGAAGGCTATCTGCAGGAAGCAAGGTGACGAGCTTATTCGCCGCGAACGACATGATCTTCTGCGGTACAGAAACTGGATTAATTAAG GCATGGATCCCATTGTGA